A single Candidatus Thalassolituus haligoni DNA region contains:
- the leuS gene encoding leucine--tRNA ligase: MQETYAPHAIEPAVQQQWQENQVFRAVADASKEKFYCLSMFPYPSGRLHMGHVRNYTIGDVISRYQRMLGKNVLQPMGWDAFGLPAENAAIKHQVAPAKWTRENIAYMKNQLKSLGFGYDWEREIATCDPDYYRWEQWFFTQLIDKDLAYKKVSAVNWCPHDQTVLANEQVIEGCCWRCDTPVERKEIPQWFIRITAYAEELLNDLDQLEGWPDQVKAMQRNWIGKSRGVQLQFGIKGRDEALEVYTTRPDTLMGVSYVAVAAGHPLAKEAAANNTELAAFIDECSKSGTAEADVATKEKKGLKTGFTAIHPLSGKEVDIWVANFVLMEFGTGAVMAVPAHDQRDWEFANQYGIEITQVIASATESDAIDLSKAAYTEKGTLINSAEFDGLAFEQAFDAIAAKLAELGKGEVKINYRLRDWGVSRQRYWGSPIPIIRTESGESIPATVDMLPVILPTDVVMDGINSPIKNNPAFENIEFNGAPAFRETDTFDTFMESSWYYARYCSPKADQMLDPAEANYWLPVDQYVGGIEHAILHLLYARFFHKLLRDAGLVDSDEPFKSLLCQGMVLADAYYYTNVNGGKEWVNPAEVTVERDDKGRMVSAKRTADGLELHHSGMSKMSKSKNNGVDPQEAIKHYGADTVRLYTMFAAPPEQTLEWSDSGVQGSQKFLQRVWRLAYELKQLDQVELSAVALSKSDKDARRKLHETIAKVSDDIGRRYNFNTGIAAIMELMKTLTKLDLALESSRAVAAEAVDAVIRMLSPMAPHITQALWVAFGNEGLVIDASWPAVDESALVADTIQVVVQVNGKLRAKLDVAASVSKEELQAQAMADEAVQKQLDGKTVRKVIVVPGKLVNIVAN, encoded by the coding sequence ATGCAAGAGACTTACGCTCCCCACGCCATTGAGCCTGCTGTTCAGCAACAGTGGCAGGAAAACCAGGTATTCCGTGCTGTGGCCGACGCCAGCAAAGAAAAATTCTACTGCCTGTCGATGTTCCCCTACCCCAGTGGCCGCTTGCACATGGGCCATGTGCGTAACTACACCATCGGTGACGTAATCTCTCGCTACCAGCGCATGCTGGGCAAGAATGTGCTGCAACCGATGGGCTGGGACGCATTTGGTCTGCCTGCTGAAAACGCCGCCATCAAGCACCAGGTTGCGCCAGCCAAGTGGACACGGGAAAACATTGCCTACATGAAAAACCAGCTCAAATCACTGGGCTTTGGCTACGACTGGGAACGCGAAATTGCCACCTGCGACCCGGACTATTACCGCTGGGAACAATGGTTCTTCACCCAGTTGATCGACAAGGATCTGGCCTACAAAAAAGTATCTGCCGTTAACTGGTGCCCCCACGACCAGACGGTACTGGCCAACGAACAGGTAATCGAAGGCTGTTGCTGGCGCTGTGACACACCGGTTGAACGCAAGGAAATCCCGCAGTGGTTTATCCGTATCACAGCCTACGCGGAAGAGCTGTTAAACGACCTCGACCAACTGGAAGGCTGGCCGGATCAGGTCAAGGCCATGCAGCGTAACTGGATTGGCAAATCCCGTGGTGTACAACTGCAATTTGGTATAAAAGGCCGGGACGAAGCGCTGGAAGTTTACACTACTCGTCCGGATACCCTGATGGGCGTCAGCTACGTGGCAGTCGCGGCTGGCCACCCATTAGCCAAAGAAGCCGCCGCGAACAATACCGAGCTGGCTGCCTTTATTGACGAGTGCAGCAAGTCCGGCACCGCCGAAGCCGATGTCGCAACCAAGGAAAAGAAAGGCCTGAAGACCGGTTTTACTGCCATTCATCCCCTGTCTGGCAAAGAAGTGGATATCTGGGTGGCCAACTTTGTATTGATGGAATTTGGTACCGGTGCAGTGATGGCCGTTCCCGCCCACGACCAGCGTGACTGGGAATTTGCCAATCAATACGGTATCGAGATTACTCAGGTGATTGCTTCAGCAACCGAGAGTGACGCAATTGACCTGAGCAAGGCGGCCTATACGGAAAAAGGCACCCTGATCAATTCTGCCGAATTCGATGGTCTGGCTTTCGAACAAGCCTTCGATGCCATCGCCGCCAAACTGGCCGAACTGGGCAAGGGTGAAGTCAAAATCAATTATCGACTGCGCGACTGGGGCGTCAGCCGTCAGCGCTATTGGGGATCACCGATTCCCATTATCCGGACAGAAAGTGGTGAATCTATTCCAGCAACAGTAGACATGCTGCCGGTGATTCTGCCAACGGACGTGGTGATGGACGGCATCAATTCTCCCATCAAGAACAACCCGGCATTCGAAAACATCGAATTCAACGGTGCTCCGGCTTTCCGTGAAACCGATACCTTCGATACCTTTATGGAGTCATCCTGGTACTACGCCCGCTACTGCTCGCCCAAGGCCGACCAGATGTTGGATCCAGCCGAAGCCAACTACTGGCTGCCGGTCGACCAGTACGTCGGTGGCATCGAACACGCCATCCTGCACCTGCTCTATGCCCGTTTTTTCCACAAACTGCTGCGAGATGCTGGTCTGGTGGACAGTGACGAGCCGTTCAAAAGCCTGCTGTGTCAGGGCATGGTACTGGCCGACGCCTACTATTACACCAACGTCAATGGCGGCAAGGAATGGGTCAATCCGGCAGAAGTCACCGTTGAACGTGATGACAAAGGCCGGATGGTGTCTGCCAAACGCACTGCGGACGGCCTCGAGCTGCACCACTCGGGCATGAGCAAGATGTCCAAATCCAAGAACAACGGTGTTGACCCGCAAGAAGCCATCAAGCACTACGGTGCCGATACCGTGCGTTTGTACACCATGTTCGCAGCGCCGCCAGAGCAAACACTGGAATGGTCTGACTCCGGCGTACAAGGATCGCAGAAATTCCTCCAGCGGGTATGGCGTCTGGCTTACGAACTGAAGCAACTCGATCAGGTTGAACTGAGCGCCGTTGCACTGAGTAAATCCGATAAAGACGCGCGCCGTAAACTGCACGAGACCATTGCCAAGGTATCTGACGACATTGGTCGCCGTTACAACTTCAATACCGGTATTGCTGCCATTATGGAGTTGATGAAAACCCTCACCAAGCTCGACCTCGCGCTGGAATCCAGCCGTGCCGTTGCGGCCGAAGCCGTGGACGCCGTGATTCGCATGCTCAGCCCGATGGCGCCGCATATCACTCAGGCGCTCTGGGTCGCATTCGGCAACGAAGGCCTGGTGATCGATGCCAGCTGGCCAGCAGTGGATGAGTCCGCATTGGTAGCTGATACCATTCAGGTCGTGGTACAGGTGAATGGCAAGCTGCGTGCCAAACTCGACGTTGCGGCCAGTGTCAGCAAGGAAGAACTGCAAGCACAAGCCATGGCCGACGAGGCAGTGCAAAAGCAGCTTGATGGCAAAACGGTGCGAAAAGTGATCGTAGTGCCTGGCAAACTGGTCAACATCGTCGCGAACTGA
- a CDS encoding cytochrome c: MEMKNIIQPVLCLLLSLGLLSVSVQAETVDELLADMARIQQDPAALQAAIQQGEYRGTLCFSCHGKDGNSTRDYIPNLASQNPAYLFTQFEHFASGERKNYVMSKLATQITDSDRVAVALYFADRAVKPRQQPVVPSAEGKALFDSMCFACHGASAHGSREYPRIAGQPYEYLEATLLKFLDKNPDRAKSPMIGVVQNLTEQQLKDVAAYLAHMR, from the coding sequence ATGGAAATGAAAAATATTATTCAACCTGTACTGTGTTTACTCCTGTCGTTGGGGTTGCTGTCCGTTTCTGTGCAGGCGGAGACTGTTGACGAACTGTTGGCAGATATGGCTCGTATCCAGCAAGATCCGGCTGCGTTGCAAGCTGCCATTCAGCAGGGGGAGTATCGCGGTACGTTGTGTTTTTCCTGCCATGGCAAGGACGGCAACAGCACTCGGGATTACATTCCCAATCTGGCCAGCCAGAATCCGGCCTATCTGTTTACCCAGTTCGAGCATTTTGCCAGCGGCGAGCGTAAAAACTATGTGATGAGCAAACTGGCTACCCAAATAACGGATTCGGATCGAGTGGCCGTTGCGCTGTATTTTGCCGATCGGGCAGTCAAGCCGAGACAACAACCCGTTGTCCCTTCGGCCGAGGGGAAGGCCCTGTTTGACTCGATGTGTTTCGCCTGTCATGGCGCCAGCGCCCATGGCTCCCGCGAGTATCCTCGTATTGCCGGTCAGCCCTATGAATACCTGGAAGCAACCTTGCTGAAATTTCTGGATAAAAATCCGGACAGAGCGAAGTCGCCGATGATTGGTGTGGTGCAAAATCTGACCGAGCAACAGCTAAAAGACGTCGCGGCGTATCTGGCCCATATGCGCTGA
- a CDS encoding hydantoinase B/oxoprolinase family protein, with protein sequence MTQPTASLSPHLNTPASRWQFWIDRGGTFTDLVALRPDGVLVTHKLLSANPDHYNDAAIEGIRQLLRRYPEQGSLIQQVKMGTTVATNALLERKGAPVALLISHGLRDQLQIGYQTRPDLFAVAIEQPERLYQAVYEVPERILASGQVDWPLDLEAARVQLQEAWNGGLRAVAVVLMHAYKYPQHELALAALARAVGFEQISLSHQVSPLIKLVARGETTLADAYLTPVLQRYLANVEQQLQSICVDATLALMQSNGGLAPAAMLSGKDAVLSGPAGGVVGMVRTATADGFERLLGFDMGGTSTDVSHFAGELERETSTRIAGVGLRVPMMNIHTVAAGGGSIVTFADGRLQVGPQSAGAFPGPACYRNGGPLTVTDCNVLLGRIQPQYFPSLFGPGQDLPLNVDIVRQQFQQLALEVSHQTGQAQTAESLAQGFLAIAVDNMARAAKKISVQRGYDVRDYALVAFGGAGAQHACQVAEALGIEQVYLHPMAGVLSAFGIGVADQRWLGEQPVETVLEQMANQQQRVCQQLQQQAQQSLPATAEVADHWRAYVRYQGADTPLLVALAAPETMAAEFAIRHQRLFGFVSADQPLICDAIQLERIQPGEPLPRLIPRAGDAPEPLASVEMVFPAGRQSVKVYSRESLPSGFCAVGPLLFTDSNSTLVVEPGWTCTVIASGALVLEKVREVVQEKMLESQPKQQTAQPSDPELPDPELPDPELPDPELPDPEPSGADPVQLEVFNNLFMAAAEQMGLVLEKTASSVNIKERLDFSCAIFDRNAELIANAPHIPVHLGSMSDSVLAVVRRHPEMEAGDAFVLNSPYEGGTHLPDITVVKPVFIAGNTTGTADFFVAARGHHADIGGITPGSMPANSQHIDEEGVLIDNLLLMRQGVLLTDSILNVLTNGRYPARNPQQNIADLKAQLAACETGARELARLCQRYGRRLVHQYMGYVLDNAEDTLRTCLAQLPSGQFDQLMDDGTRFAVRIEVDQQTCSALIDFTGTGYRPDQAMHPGNFNAPTSVVRAAVLYVFRVLVARPIPLNAGLFRALTIRVPEASILAPCYPAAVVSGNVETAQYLVDTLMGALQLMAACQGTNNNLTFGNQRYQYYETLCGGAGGSAFGAGASGVHSHMTNSRLTDPEVLEQRYPVVLDHFHLRRGSGGAGQYPGGMGVERHIRFLQPMTANIISGRRQVAPFGIQGGGAGSCGVNMVMRGRTAAGEPKSVLPVAGCARLELDVNDTLAIHTPGGGGYGVVAVVPMDGR encoded by the coding sequence ATGACCCAGCCAACCGCCTCTTTATCTCCCCACCTGAATACTCCCGCCAGCCGCTGGCAGTTCTGGATTGATCGGGGAGGCACCTTTACCGATCTGGTGGCGTTGCGCCCCGATGGCGTATTGGTGACGCACAAACTCTTGTCCGCAAACCCCGACCACTATAACGATGCCGCGATAGAGGGTATTCGTCAGCTGTTGCGCCGATATCCCGAGCAGGGAAGTCTGATCCAGCAGGTAAAAATGGGTACTACGGTGGCCACCAATGCGTTGCTGGAACGTAAGGGCGCGCCAGTTGCACTGCTGATCAGTCATGGTTTGAGAGACCAGCTACAGATTGGTTATCAAACTCGCCCTGACCTGTTTGCCGTCGCTATCGAACAGCCTGAACGGTTGTATCAGGCGGTGTATGAAGTGCCGGAGCGGATATTGGCCAGCGGCCAGGTTGACTGGCCGCTGGATCTGGAAGCTGCTCGTGTGCAGCTGCAAGAGGCCTGGAACGGTGGCTTGCGTGCTGTTGCCGTGGTGCTGATGCACGCCTATAAATACCCGCAGCACGAGCTGGCGCTGGCAGCGTTGGCGCGTGCCGTGGGCTTTGAACAAATCTCCCTTTCCCACCAGGTCAGTCCGCTGATCAAGCTGGTCGCCCGTGGCGAAACCACGTTGGCGGATGCCTATCTGACGCCGGTGTTGCAGCGTTACCTGGCGAATGTCGAGCAGCAGTTGCAGAGCATTTGTGTCGATGCCACGCTGGCGCTGATGCAGTCGAACGGTGGCTTGGCCCCGGCAGCCATGCTGTCTGGCAAGGATGCCGTATTGTCTGGTCCGGCCGGTGGGGTGGTGGGGATGGTACGCACGGCCACGGCCGATGGTTTCGAGCGTCTGCTCGGTTTTGATATGGGGGGCACCTCGACCGACGTCAGTCACTTTGCCGGTGAGCTGGAGCGTGAAACCAGCACCCGTATTGCCGGTGTTGGCTTGCGAGTGCCAATGATGAATATTCATACCGTGGCGGCCGGGGGCGGTTCGATCGTCACGTTTGCCGATGGACGCTTGCAGGTTGGGCCACAATCCGCGGGGGCTTTTCCTGGCCCTGCCTGTTATCGCAACGGGGGGCCATTAACCGTCACTGACTGCAATGTATTGCTGGGCAGAATCCAGCCGCAGTATTTTCCCAGTCTGTTCGGGCCGGGTCAGGATTTACCTCTGAATGTGGATATTGTTCGGCAACAGTTTCAACAGCTGGCACTTGAGGTGAGTCACCAGACCGGGCAAGCGCAGACCGCTGAATCACTGGCGCAGGGTTTTCTGGCCATTGCCGTCGATAACATGGCCCGTGCCGCCAAAAAAATCTCGGTACAACGCGGCTATGATGTACGGGATTACGCCCTGGTCGCCTTTGGTGGTGCCGGTGCCCAGCATGCCTGTCAGGTGGCGGAGGCTTTGGGCATTGAGCAGGTTTATCTACACCCCATGGCGGGCGTGTTGTCGGCCTTCGGCATCGGCGTTGCCGATCAGCGCTGGCTGGGTGAGCAACCGGTAGAGACCGTGCTCGAACAGATGGCCAATCAGCAGCAGCGGGTGTGTCAGCAGTTGCAGCAACAGGCGCAGCAGTCATTACCGGCAACCGCCGAGGTGGCCGATCACTGGCGCGCGTATGTGCGTTATCAGGGTGCCGATACGCCTTTGCTGGTGGCATTGGCAGCGCCGGAAACAATGGCAGCCGAGTTTGCCATCCGTCACCAGCGACTGTTCGGGTTTGTGTCCGCGGATCAGCCACTGATCTGCGATGCCATTCAACTGGAACGTATTCAGCCGGGTGAGCCATTACCCCGGCTAATACCGAGGGCGGGTGACGCTCCCGAGCCATTGGCATCCGTCGAGATGGTCTTTCCTGCCGGTCGCCAGTCGGTGAAAGTGTATAGCCGAGAAAGCCTGCCCAGCGGCTTTTGCGCAGTCGGGCCGCTGTTATTCACCGACAGCAATAGTACCTTGGTCGTCGAGCCAGGCTGGACATGCACGGTCATCGCCAGCGGTGCGCTGGTGTTGGAAAAGGTGCGGGAAGTCGTGCAGGAGAAGATGCTGGAAAGCCAGCCAAAGCAGCAGACCGCGCAACCATCTGATCCAGAACTGCCTGATCCAGAACTGCCTGATCCAGAACTGCCTGATCCAGAACTGCCTGATCCAGAACCATCGGGTGCTGATCCGGTGCAACTGGAGGTATTCAATAATCTGTTTATGGCTGCTGCCGAACAGATGGGACTGGTGCTGGAAAAAACCGCCAGCAGTGTCAATATCAAGGAACGGTTGGATTTTTCTTGCGCTATTTTTGATCGTAACGCTGAACTGATTGCCAATGCACCGCATATACCGGTGCATCTCGGTTCCATGAGCGACAGTGTGCTGGCCGTTGTCCGTCGCCACCCAGAGATGGAAGCAGGCGATGCCTTTGTGCTGAACTCACCCTATGAAGGGGGCACTCACTTACCGGACATCACCGTTGTCAAACCGGTCTTTATTGCCGGGAACACCACAGGAACGGCCGATTTTTTCGTGGCGGCCCGTGGCCATCATGCTGATATCGGCGGCATAACACCCGGCTCGATGCCCGCCAACAGCCAACACATTGATGAAGAAGGCGTACTGATCGACAACCTGTTGCTGATGCGGCAGGGGGTGTTACTGACGGACTCAATCCTGAATGTGTTGACGAACGGCCGTTACCCGGCACGTAATCCGCAGCAGAATATCGCCGATCTGAAAGCTCAGCTGGCCGCTTGCGAAACCGGTGCCCGAGAACTGGCACGCCTTTGCCAGCGTTATGGCCGCAGGTTGGTGCACCAGTACATGGGCTATGTGCTCGACAATGCCGAAGACACTCTGCGAACCTGTCTGGCACAGTTGCCGTCCGGTCAGTTTGATCAATTGATGGATGATGGCACCCGGTTCGCCGTCCGGATCGAGGTAGACCAACAGACGTGCAGTGCATTGATTGATTTTACCGGCACCGGCTATCGGCCGGATCAGGCCATGCATCCGGGCAACTTTAATGCGCCCACATCCGTGGTTCGTGCCGCCGTGCTGTATGTGTTCCGGGTGCTGGTGGCTCGGCCGATTCCGCTGAACGCCGGCCTGTTCCGGGCGTTAACCATCCGAGTACCGGAAGCATCGATACTGGCTCCTTGTTATCCGGCAGCGGTGGTCTCCGGCAACGTCGAAACCGCCCAGTATCTGGTCGATACCCTGATGGGCGCACTGCAACTGATGGCTGCCTGTCAGGGCACCAATAACAACCTGACCTTTGGTAACCAACGCTACCAATATTACGAAACCCTGTGCGGTGGGGCTGGTGGCAGCGCTTTTGGGGCCGGTGCCAGCGGGGTGCACAGCCATATGACCAACTCACGGCTGACCGACCCGGAAGTACTGGAGCAGCGCTACCCGGTGGTGCTGGATCATTTTCATTTACGTCGTGGCTCGGGTGGCGCTGGCCAATATCCGGGCGGCATGGGCGTTGAACGTCATATCCGCTTTCTGCAACCGATGACCGCTAATATCATCAGCGGCCGCCGCCAGGTTGCCCCCTTTGGGATTCAGGGCGGTGGTGCCGGTAGCTGTGGGGTGAATATGGTGATGCGCGGACGTACCGCCGCAGGAGAACCGAAATCGGTGTTGCCCGTCGCTGGTTGTGCCCGGCTGGAACTGGATGTAAACGATACGCTGGCAATTCATACGCCGGGCGGTGGCGGTTACGGAGTAGTAGCCGTTGTGCCAATGGATGGACGCTAA
- the grxD gene encoding Grx4 family monothiol glutaredoxin, with amino-acid sequence MEIMEVIKDQIESNDILLYMKGSPNQPMCGFSARTVQAVMECGQKFAYVDILSNQEIRANLPKYANWPTFPQLWVKGELVGGCDIITEMFEKGELKTLLDEAAPKAAPEA; translated from the coding sequence ATGGAAATTATGGAAGTCATCAAAGACCAGATCGAAAGCAACGATATTCTGTTGTACATGAAGGGCTCGCCTAACCAGCCTATGTGTGGCTTCTCGGCCCGCACTGTTCAGGCGGTGATGGAATGTGGTCAGAAGTTCGCTTATGTCGATATTCTGTCCAATCAAGAAATTCGGGCCAATTTGCCCAAGTATGCCAATTGGCCTACGTTTCCCCAGTTGTGGGTCAAGGGTGAATTGGTGGGCGGTTGCGATATCATCACCGAGATGTTTGAAAAGGGTGAACTGAAAACCCTGCTTGATGAAGCAGCGCCGAAGGCAGCACCAGAGGCCTGA
- a CDS encoding LuxR C-terminal-related transcriptional regulator, translated as MTTSEHYSHNTSLAALADVLAAPLLLARRRPPAPLSPGIKRLDYPLDATTPGLVWIHAPAGFGKTQYLLEWYHHWQGQGLNVIWFNCEVTDDAALLLQALLAGDGSAAAIELARHCWPLAETPAFAAEQLESILINWLALIDRPLCVCIDNLQNLDETGWRLVQLLISRAPETCSLVLATRRAPSGASVVFRHPALLAVGMRQLTFSLPQQQRWLAEHGLSLDQDEQLLLDRRLGGWPAALGIWLACVRAYATLEVMAPGLGMFELQDYWLSDVVADQSAENRLLLQQLAVLEYGCEDLLRRLNQRDSSAGIDELLRNGFLQPLDQAGWVKVAAPFRRLIFATVTEVQREQWHRLAFYWYGEHQQPVRALEHAQKTAMAAELAPWMESQAEALLASLDIAGLIDWCELAGDQVLNQSPRLMQLACWAWLVSHRQRRAESMLRQLMHRQLLDDAELAALQGYLARLKGQQKSAMTLCKKALDGLSGDRYSIRFLMCSTLTYLSLGETDLDNARAWNRRAMQLARQHGGWALEALAMFDQARIELHRGHLEFSLDLIDAGIQLLRDKPGRIAVVPMGRLMVYRAFLLWVTHRHPDTLPDLLEQGSRYCREGADVMICYGYGLQAMIAASDGHCRQALDLLDEVERLMHSWGVESASYLWLILVKANVWISQGKHHRAQGCLVELLQGQPVAHLPRPEVFPLLPDFAAATQARLYLVCGRFHDCLAEVDEWLRCNSSPMIMMLIQLIRAAALRGCNQIAESQHIFNQVGHQLRQEGISMSFKAWLPELYAPAREAESAFATTARVQLSEREHDVLRKIAEGLSNQEIASQLFISLHTVKTHARKINIKLGVKNRTQAIHKAKELLLL; from the coding sequence ATGACGACCTCTGAACACTATTCCCATAACACATCGCTTGCTGCGTTAGCGGATGTCCTTGCGGCGCCGCTGTTACTGGCGCGGCGGCGTCCTCCTGCCCCCTTGTCACCCGGTATAAAACGCCTCGATTATCCTCTGGATGCCACGACTCCGGGGTTGGTGTGGATTCATGCTCCCGCCGGATTTGGTAAAACCCAATATCTGCTGGAGTGGTATCACCACTGGCAGGGGCAAGGGCTGAATGTCATCTGGTTCAATTGTGAAGTGACGGATGATGCGGCCTTGTTACTGCAGGCTTTATTGGCTGGCGATGGGTCTGCAGCGGCGATTGAGTTGGCCCGACATTGTTGGCCTTTGGCTGAAACGCCTGCGTTTGCTGCCGAACAGCTGGAGTCGATCCTGATCAACTGGTTGGCGCTGATCGACCGGCCGCTGTGTGTGTGTATCGATAATCTGCAGAATCTTGATGAGACTGGCTGGCGTCTGGTTCAGCTGCTGATCAGTCGGGCGCCAGAGACTTGTTCTCTCGTTTTGGCGACCCGTCGGGCACCCAGTGGTGCCAGTGTGGTGTTCCGGCATCCGGCGTTACTGGCGGTTGGTATGCGTCAGCTCACCTTTAGCCTGCCGCAGCAGCAACGCTGGCTGGCGGAGCATGGCCTGTCGCTTGATCAGGATGAACAACTGCTGCTGGATCGCCGCTTGGGTGGCTGGCCGGCAGCGCTGGGGATCTGGCTGGCCTGTGTCCGGGCCTATGCAACCCTGGAAGTGATGGCCCCCGGATTGGGAATGTTTGAGTTGCAGGATTATTGGCTCAGCGATGTGGTTGCCGACCAATCGGCTGAGAATCGATTACTGTTGCAACAACTCGCGGTACTGGAGTATGGCTGTGAGGATCTGTTACGGCGGTTGAATCAGCGGGATTCCAGCGCGGGCATCGATGAATTATTACGTAACGGATTTTTACAGCCGTTGGATCAGGCCGGCTGGGTCAAGGTAGCGGCTCCGTTTCGACGGCTGATATTTGCGACCGTTACGGAGGTGCAGCGGGAGCAATGGCACCGTCTGGCTTTTTATTGGTACGGCGAGCATCAACAGCCTGTGCGGGCGTTGGAGCATGCACAAAAAACGGCCATGGCAGCCGAGCTTGCCCCCTGGATGGAGTCGCAGGCGGAGGCTTTGCTGGCGAGCCTGGACATCGCTGGTCTGATCGACTGGTGTGAGCTGGCTGGTGATCAGGTGCTGAATCAATCGCCACGCCTGATGCAACTGGCCTGTTGGGCCTGGCTGGTCAGCCATCGGCAGCGTCGGGCCGAGTCGATGTTGCGGCAGCTGATGCATCGACAGTTACTGGATGATGCTGAGCTGGCGGCATTGCAAGGGTATCTGGCGCGTCTCAAGGGGCAGCAAAAAAGCGCCATGACGCTGTGTAAAAAAGCACTTGATGGTTTGTCGGGCGATCGTTACAGCATTCGCTTTCTGATGTGCAGCACATTGACCTATCTGAGCCTTGGCGAAACCGATCTCGACAACGCCCGCGCCTGGAATCGGCGTGCCATGCAACTGGCACGGCAACATGGTGGCTGGGCGCTGGAGGCGCTGGCGATGTTTGACCAGGCGCGTATCGAACTGCACCGGGGCCATCTGGAATTCAGTCTGGATCTGATTGATGCCGGTATTCAGCTGTTACGGGACAAACCCGGACGTATTGCGGTCGTGCCAATGGGTCGACTGATGGTGTATCGCGCCTTTTTGTTGTGGGTCACTCATCGTCACCCGGATACGCTGCCAGATTTACTGGAACAGGGCAGCCGTTACTGCCGTGAAGGGGCGGATGTGATGATCTGCTACGGCTACGGCCTGCAGGCCATGATTGCTGCCTCAGATGGGCACTGCCGCCAGGCACTGGATCTGCTGGATGAGGTTGAGCGCTTGATGCACAGTTGGGGCGTCGAATCGGCCAGTTACCTCTGGCTGATTCTGGTAAAAGCCAATGTCTGGATTTCCCAGGGCAAACACCATCGCGCCCAGGGTTGTCTGGTTGAATTGTTGCAGGGGCAGCCGGTAGCGCACCTGCCGCGTCCGGAAGTATTCCCGTTGTTACCAGACTTTGCCGCTGCGACCCAGGCGCGGTTGTATCTGGTGTGCGGTCGCTTTCATGATTGCCTGGCGGAAGTGGATGAGTGGTTACGCTGTAATTCCAGCCCGATGATCATGATGCTGATCCAGTTGATTCGTGCTGCGGCCTTGCGTGGTTGTAATCAGATTGCTGAAAGTCAGCATATTTTTAATCAGGTCGGTCATCAGTTGCGCCAGGAAGGCATTAGCATGAGTTTCAAAGCCTGGTTGCCGGAGTTGTATGCGCCGGCACGAGAAGCAGAATCCGCGTTCGCCACCACGGCCAGGGTTCAGCTTAGTGAGCGGGAGCACGATGTGCTGCGCAAGATTGCCGAGGGGTTATCAAATCAGGAAATAGCATCGCAATTGTTTATTTCCCTGCATACGGTCAAGACTCATGCCCGCAAGATCAATATCAAACTGGGGGTAAAAAACCGTACCCAGGCAATTCACAAGGCGAAGGAACTGCTGTTGCTTTAG